The genomic region ACATGGCGCCGGGCAGCGACTGGCCGCAGTTCCGCGAGCACTGAGCCGCGACAGCCGCGGCGGGCCGGGCCCCCCTCCGGTCCGCCGTCTGTCGCGCGCACGGGGACCGGTGCGCGAGCCACGTGACGTGAATTGGACCGGTCGGACCGGGCCAAAGGTCGCTACAGTGACCGCATGGATTCCCGGGTCTCGGCGCGAGCGCTCGCGAGCGCGCTCGGCGGTTGGCGCACGCGGCAGCCCGCGTACGAGGCGCTAGCGGACGGCATCCGACTGCTGTGCCTGGACAACCGTCTCGCCCCCAAGACGACGCTGCCGGCGGAGCGTGAGCTCGCCGCTGCGCTGCGGGTGAGCCGCAGCACCGTCTCATCGGCCTACGCGAGCCTGCGCACGAGCGGCCACGTGTCGAGCCTTCGCGGCTCGGGCACGGTGACCCTGGCACTGCGGCGGCATTCCGCCGCCGACATCGTGACGGGTGCCGATGCGATCGATCTGCAGCAGGCGAGTCCGCCGGCCTGGCCGGGGCTCGCGGGCATCGTCGCCGAGACCGCTCAGGACGCGGCCGCCATCGTGGCCCGCAGCGGATACGACACGCACGGGAGTCGGCGTCTGCGGGAGGCGATCGCGCAGCGCTACAACCGGCGCGGCGTGCCGACGAGGCCAGACGAGGTGCTGGTGACCACCGGGGCGCAGAGCGCGATCCATCTGGTCGCCGCCGCATTGCTGGCCCGGGGCGATCGTGTCCTCATCGAGACGCCCACCTACCCCCACGCGGCCGAGGCGCTGCGCCGGGCCGGCGGACGTCTGGTCGGGGTCCCCGTGACGACCGATGACGGGTGGGACCTCGACCGCGCGCAGCAGGCGTTCGCTCGCACGCTGCCGGCCCTCGCGTACCTCATGCCCGGCTTCCAGAACCCGACCGGTCGCACGATGACCCCCCACGAGCGCGATGTGCTCGCGTCATCGGCGGAGCGGGTGGGTGCGCTGACCGTCCTCGACGAGACGACCGCCGATCTCGACATCGACGGGACGTCCGCGCCACCGTTGCGCGGTCGCGGCGAGGCGTCGGTGATCCGCATCGGCTCCCTCGGCAAGACGGTGTGGGGCGGGTTGCGGGTCGGCTGGGTGCGGGCCCGAGAAGACGTCGTCCGACGCCTCGCGGCGGCGCGCCCCGCTCACGACCTCGGGACGCCGGAGTTCGAGCAGGAGGTCGCCGTCCGTGTGCTCGACCGCTTCGAGGACGTCCTCGCGCAGCGCGCTTCGCTGCTCGGCGCCGGGCGCGACGCGCTGGTCGCCGCGGTTCGCGATCGGCTGCCGTCCTGGCACGTGCCGACCGTGGACGGCGGTCTCTCGCTGTGGATCGAGCTCGGTGCGGCCCTCAGCCCCGCACTCGTGATGGATGCGCGCGGCCACGGGCTTCTGCTGTCGGCCGGCCCCCGCTTCGCGGTCGACGGAGGTCACGAGCGCCACCTGCGGGTGCCCTTCACGGCGCCCGTGCCGGACCTCGTGCGCGCGGTGGACATCCTGGCCGAGTCCTGGACCCGGGTCCGTGAGGGAGTGCCGACCTCGTCGCTCCAGATGCTCGAGCCGGTGATCTGACGGCGTTCAGCGGCTGAACCGCAGCGCGTCGACGGCGTCGTCGGCCGACCAGAACGCGCCGACCTCGACGAAGGCTCGCGTCGACGGGCGGAATCGGCGCGCTCGGAACGGCCGGTCGGCGTCGCCGTCCACCCGCATCAGATGACCGACGACGAGACCGGCGCGGTCGGTCACGCGCCACTGACGTCGGCCGGCCGGCGTCAGCTGCACACCGTGCGCACGCGTGAGCTGCGGCTCGGCCTCGGGCGTTGCGTCAAGCGTTGCGACCACGGGATCCTCCTCGCACTCGAAGCTACGCACCCCCTCCGACATCGCCGCGCCCCGCCCGCTCCGCGAGGAGTGCGTGGTCTCCTCCCCAGCGGCAGACCCGGACGATCCGTTCACAGTTGAGGTTGCGGGGAGGCTGCGCGCGCCGCCGTCCGGCCAGCCTGGGCGTGCGTCGGTGTCCGCCGGGCACGCGGGCACCGACGCGGCGGGGGGCGCCTCCGCCACGTCGAGAGAGGACGCACGATGACAACAGAGATGATCACGTTCACCGGCCGCATCGGCACGACGCCGACGCAGCGGGTGATCGCCGGCGGAATCACCGTGACGACATTCCGTGTCGGCTGCTCCCGGGGCAAGCGCGATGCGCAGACCGGCCAGTGGAGCGACGACGGGACCAGCTGGTACACGGTGTCGGCATACCGGCGGCTCGGCGAGTTCGCGGCCGCGTCGCTGCGCACGGGCGAACCGGTCCTGGTGACGGGGCGGCTGAAGATCAGGCAATGGGAGAACGCGAGCGCGAAGGGGATCGCGGTCGATGTCGACGCGGATGCCATCGGCCACGACCTGAACTGGGGGACGAGCGCGTTCGTCAAGCCCGACCGAGCCGACGCGTCGACCGGGGCACGGGAGTCTGAGCGGCAGCCGCCGCCCGCGCCCGACGATCAGCAGTGGGCCCGTCCCGGCGAGGACACGCCGCCGGCGGACACATGGGCGACGGCCGGCATCCCGACCCCGGACGGGGAGCGCTCGGGAGGGGCCGCGTCGATGACCGAGGCGCCGTTCTGAGGGCGGGGCGTCGGCGTGACGCCCGTAGACTCGCCGCGTGCCCCCACTGCATCCGCGACCGCTGAGCGCGCCCACGCGGGGGAGTGCCGTGACGTCCCGCCGGGGACGCCTCGGCGCCGTGCTGGCGCTGGCCGTCGCCGTGAGCGGGTGCGCGGCCGCGGGCGGGGCGGCGACCGACGCCACCCCGTCGGCGTCGGTGATCGCGCCGACGGCGGCGACCGACGCGACGCCGTCGCCCACGCCCACGCCCACAGCCGATCCGACCGCCTTCGACGCCGATGCCGACGTCGAGCACAACCTCGCGGTGTTCCGGTCCGTCGTCGAGGACGTGTGGGCGGGCGACGGACGGACCCAGGGCCGCGCGTACGTCGACGCGCTCGTCGCCGCAGGCTTCTCGAAGGCGGCCATGGAGGTCACAGCCGACACCACGACGATCGGCAACGCCGCCGAGACGATCCAGGTGGCGGTGCTGTGGCGGGAGCAGTGCCTGATCGGCCAGGTCGGTCCGGCGACGGGCGAGCCGGTCGCCGTCTCGGTGCCCGCGCTGGCCGAAGGCCGGTGCCTCGTGGGGGACACGCGACCCATCGACTGGTGACCTCGAGGGGGCCGTGCGGGCGGATGCCTGTCGTCGCCGACGGTCGGTCAGGCGGCATCGACGTCGAGGCCGCCCATAACGACAGGGGATAGGATTATGAGTAAGTTGGTTTCTCATAATAGCGGCGGGAGAGGCTATGACGACGACACGGCGTGAGGATTCCTGGCCTGCTCTCGGCTGGGAGGATCAGACGTGGGTCCCGAGCACCGTCTGGGGAGCGGATGCCGAACGAGTGGCGAGCGGGGTGCGCTACCGGTCGGCCGTGCCTGCCGAGATCGCGCTGCGGACTCCGGTCCCGTCGGCCGATGCCGCGTCGGCGGCCGACGACGCCGCCCGCCAGCTGAGTCGGCTCGATGCCGAGCTCGGCGTGCGCGTCGCGGCATTCGCCCCGGTGCTCCTGCGCTCCGAGGCCGCGTCGTCGTCGCAGATCGAGAACATCACGGCATCCGCGCGCGCGATCTTCAGCGCGGAGCTCGGCGCGAAGACGAGTCGCAATGCCGAGGCGGTGACCGCGAACACGCGGGCGATGGCGGCCGCGATCGAGCTCGCCGACGACGTCACGCCGGACGCGATCGCGCGGATGCACGAAGTCCTGATGGCCGGCCAGTCACGCCACGCCCCGGGCCGCTGGAGGGACGAAGCGGTCTGGATCGGCACGCGCAGCGACAGCCCGATCGGCGCCGAGTTCGTCGCACCCCACCATTCCCGCATCGAAGCGCTCGTCGAGGACGTGACCGCCTTCGCCAGGCGCGCGGACATCGCCCCGCTGATCCAGGTCGCCGTGGCGCATGCCCAGTTCGAGACGATCCACCCCTTCACCGACGGCAACGGGCGCACGGGCCGCGCCCTCGGGCAGTCCCTCCTGCGGCATCGCGGCGTCACGGTGAACGTCGCCGTGCCGGTGTCGGCGGGTCTTCTCGCGGACGTCGACGGCTACCACGGCGCGCTCACG from Microbacter sp. GSS18 harbors:
- a CDS encoding Fic family protein, which produces MTTTRREDSWPALGWEDQTWVPSTVWGADAERVASGVRYRSAVPAEIALRTPVPSADAASAADDAARQLSRLDAELGVRVAAFAPVLLRSEAASSSQIENITASARAIFSAELGAKTSRNAEAVTANTRAMAAAIELADDVTPDAIARMHEVLMAGQSRHAPGRWRDEAVWIGTRSDSPIGAEFVAPHHSRIEALVEDVTAFARRADIAPLIQVAVAHAQFETIHPFTDGNGRTGRALGQSLLRHRGVTVNVAVPVSAGLLADVDGYHGALTAYRAGDVSPIVRAFADAAMRAVGNTRELIAELDGIRAAWNERLTVRRSSNAWKLLDVLLRRPVLTSSAAAAELGVKQPNVYPPLTALVDAGILKSKAEHRLGPFWRSDEVLGAIDRFAERAGRREAHR
- a CDS encoding single-stranded DNA-binding protein, producing MTTEMITFTGRIGTTPTQRVIAGGITVTTFRVGCSRGKRDAQTGQWSDDGTSWYTVSAYRRLGEFAAASLRTGEPVLVTGRLKIRQWENASAKGIAVDVDADAIGHDLNWGTSAFVKPDRADASTGARESERQPPPAPDDQQWARPGEDTPPADTWATAGIPTPDGERSGGAASMTEAPF
- a CDS encoding PLP-dependent aminotransferase family protein, with the protein product MDSRVSARALASALGGWRTRQPAYEALADGIRLLCLDNRLAPKTTLPAERELAAALRVSRSTVSSAYASLRTSGHVSSLRGSGTVTLALRRHSAADIVTGADAIDLQQASPPAWPGLAGIVAETAQDAAAIVARSGYDTHGSRRLREAIAQRYNRRGVPTRPDEVLVTTGAQSAIHLVAAALLARGDRVLIETPTYPHAAEALRRAGGRLVGVPVTTDDGWDLDRAQQAFARTLPALAYLMPGFQNPTGRTMTPHERDVLASSAERVGALTVLDETTADLDIDGTSAPPLRGRGEASVIRIGSLGKTVWGGLRVGWVRAREDVVRRLAAARPAHDLGTPEFEQEVAVRVLDRFEDVLAQRASLLGAGRDALVAAVRDRLPSWHVPTVDGGLSLWIELGAALSPALVMDARGHGLLLSAGPRFAVDGGHERHLRVPFTAPVPDLVRAVDILAESWTRVREGVPTSSLQMLEPVI